TGGGGATCGTTCAcctatcatgcatgcatgcatgcatgcaaaccTGCGAGTACTACTCAGCTCATGGAAATCTCGTGAAGCGACCACTCATGCATGCACGATCAATTCCGTACCACCTACGGAATTCCGTGAAGGGACCGGAGCTAGCATCGGTCAAAGCTAGGGCCAACGAACAATGGCTGCTAATTTCCTTGCTACAGCACTTAGGCCATCTCCGACGCCGACTCCTAAGCAGATGCGGTATTTGTCGAAAATCGGTCCGGGCACGAATACGGAAGCCATCCATCCAATCATATATCTTAAATATTCGTCCACTACTCTTCGCCAAACAATAACCATCCGCCAAATAAATTAGCAACAATCACACTTTGTATGGATATAAATGCACTggaaaaacaaaaaagagagtgcaAATAACATGCATGCATGTTAAACCTTACACCAAACAACATTGCTATTTGATCACTTTCCGCCAAAGCAACATGCATCAGCCAAATAGCAGTGCGGAAGGCGGCCATCCGGAGAGAGGGTACGTGATGTTAGATGTCCGGACTCCCTCCCGCAAAGCTTCCCTCTGTTTGGTTTCGAGTTGCAGGAAACAAACATCAGGACGCGTCGACGTGCGATATGGGTCTGCGTTAGATGACAAACTGTGTTCGGACAGTGTGGTCCAAAACACTTGCAAAAGGTTTAAGGGTCCGCTTTGAAAATGCCATCACTTCTACAGGTCTCCCGTGCACCACTCTTTCGAGACTGGCTCCGCAAATCTGCCGGAGGAAACTAAAAGAGCCTCGAGCTTATTTGTGGTAGTACCATACTGTACAGGGCAGAGCGGCGTAGGCAACAGGCGTCGACGCGTCCGCGAGCTAGACAAAGCAAAAGCGAGAGAGGCAAATTGAACTGCCCCGTGCAAGAGGCGACGTGCAATGCTGGTCTGGTTCGGGCGAGCGAGAAGCGGGACGGGGGCAGTTGGGGTTGCAAATCCCACGTCCCAAGCGTGCCGGTGCCGTCTCCGTCGGTCGCTGCCCCGCATACCTGCCTGAGCTACCACGCATATATAGCATGCATGCACCGGATTCGGTGCCTGATTACTCACCGGATTAGCCATGCCCATCAGCCTACGTACGCACCCGAGCCCGAATCAGGCGGCATTCATTCATTCGTTCGTGGCTCGTTCGGTGCCGCTACCCGCCAACTTCGGAGGTGTTAACTGGAAGAGAGCAGCACGCACTGTGCGTGCGTGTTGGATCTTCCGAATGATTAGCGGTCGGTCGTTAGACCAACTTCAACGGGCCGACccttgtccgtttgggtcggccgctcgcccgccgtccgccctcttttagttttgggtcggcagtgcgcccaacgggCCGACTCAATTCATGACCGCGCGCATTTAAGATCATGCCGTCGCTCTGGTTTTGGCACTCCAGCGCGTGGGAAAGGTTCGCGCGCGGGGGGGTGGTGGGGGAGCGGCTTAGCGCGCTGGTTTTAGCGCTCCAGTGCGCGGAAAAGGAGGTTCGCGCGCGCGCCGCGGCCGGCGCTCGTTATAAAGAAGGCGCTCCCTCCACACTCTGTCCGCCGCCCACTCTCACCGCCTCTGCGCCATCATGTCGATCCGCCGCCTGGGCGCTTCGGATTTTCGCAgagtccgcgagcgccgctccggcgccttctcctccgagatctggtttcgcgagaaacgtctcatcctcggcaccttcgacaccgcagaggaggcggcccgcgcgcacgacgcggcggcgtggcaccTCCTGAGGCCTCGTTGGGATATGAAATTTCCCAacgtgtcgagccagcgggcgcaggatctggcgcctctcccgcggcttttcaccgacgaggatcgtcgtgtccaccggaggcggcagcgtcgcctcgccatcgcaGAGAAGGACGTGGAAGCCTTGGTGATGTGGCGCGgaggcttcccgcaggacatcgtcgACGAGCGCCAGTTCTACAAGCAATTGAGGTTGGAAAGGGACGCGAGGaggacggagcgagccgcctattggGAGGACAAGCGTTCGCGGAAGCAGGCAGCTCAATTGAAACTGAAGCGACGAGAAACGTCGGGTTGGGACTTTGAAGACGAGCAGCTtgctgacgcctacattcagacgtcggaggaggacattaccgagtcggagtcaGAAAGCGACGTGTAGTGGTCTTTTTCTTTTATCTGTGTACGttagaactatctatgtatccatTTTAATCTAAAAAAAtggccggcggcgtcggcgacgtAGCAGGCAGGCGAGGGTGTGaatccaatgtgccaccgaccagcgggcctggcgaggaaagagggcgagcgcgcgcgtccgtcttgtgtccgcgccgacgcaaatcaggctTAAAAATGGGCTGGGAATGGGTGGGCAGGCGAACGAAAGCGGACGCGcgcccgtttgggtcggcgcgttgggcctgcTTTTTTATCCgtaccgacccaaacggacggccgcgGATGAAATGGGTTGttccattggagttgctcttaccttTTCTTCCGAATGATCGGTGGCCATTTCTTGCGTTGCGTGAAGATTGGTTGCTAATGCTAGCTCGGTTATCCCGTCGTCCTCTTGCAACCCCGCCTTAATTTGCAGGCCCCCTCTACTCTCGTgcctggccagcggtgcatgcgaGCCGAGCCAGTTAAACCAGCCACTCACCGGTGACTCGGCGACTGACCTACCACACCGTCCGTCCCAGTCCTAGTGACCCCAAAGCGTATCGCAAGTACGTCTTGCATCTGTGCGGATCGCCAAGCATAAACCCAACACATGGTGGGCGCCCGCGCACTGTACTGCAGATGCTTGAATGCCGAACTATAGGCTACTCATTCCGATGGTTCCCTTGGTGCAGCAACTTGCCCTGTCGTAGGGCGGGCGTGCGTGCGTGCGCTGTCATTTGGCACGGCGCATTCACGAGGCCATGCAACGCACGTTCCATGTTCCATCTCCACCAGGGCAACGGCGAGACAGGTCATGGCCGGGCCACCCATGTCCCTCAGTTCCATCTCTGAACTGATGTTAATCTATAGCAATTCTGAGCAAACGCGTCGACGACCAATGGATTTGTGCACAGATCTTAGCGTAGAGCCGCGTGGCCATGTAGTCTCCAAGGATCGTTCGCCTTTGGTGCAAACACGTCCTGTTTTTTCTCTGGCGCCCTATCAACCTTATATATCTCGGACCTCGGTTGTTTGGTTTCTTACATACATTGTTGAGCCCGCATAGCACGGTTCTTAAAGCACCTCTGGGCTTGGCCCGTTGGGGACAGCCGAATCGGCAGTTTCCCGAGAGTCGGGCCTGAGCGATGCTTCGAGGCGCACGTGGGTGGCTCTCTGGAGAGGTGTGTCTCGAGTTAATCCCTCTCTCTCTTCCTAATCCtcaatcccctctctctccctctactCCAGTGCGATCCCGTCGATCTCGTCCGCGGCGACAGGTCCTCCAGGTCAAACGACCTTCCCGCTCCTGCCGCCGCGGACGGCGTGGGGGTGGGACTCACCGACGTGGCCACCAGCAAGCTCTGCAGCTCCTTGATGTTGTCGCGCGCCGCGGCCTCGCTCACCCGGAGGCACTCCAGCTCCTCCTTGCTGCACTTGACGGCGGTGTCCTTGCTCCCGACCATCTCCTTGAGCATGGCGTTCTCGCTCCTCACCTCCTCCAGCGCCTCCTTGACGAACTTGGTGTCCTTGACGGCCTGCTTCAGGATGTCCCGCAGCTTGGCCACCTCGTGCCGCCCAGACCGTTGCGACTCGAGGAGTCGCGCGTTCTCGCGCCGGGACGCGGCGAACTCCGCTTCCGACGACTTCATGCACGCCGTGAACCCGGCCTCCTTGCCCCGGAACGTGGCGAACGCCTCCTCGGCGTCGGAGCggaggcgggccacctcgtcggaCAGCGCGCAGACCTTGTCGTCCTTGCGCTTTAGGGACACGTGCACCCGGTCCGACTCCAGCCTCGCCGTTTCTGACTCGTGCTGCGGGCGCACCAGCTGCTGCCGCGTGGTGTGCAGCTCCGCGTTCACCTCCTTGAGCGCCAGCAGCAGCTCCTCCATGGCCTGCTTGTTCTTCTCCTCTGCGGCTAGCGCCACCCGCAGGTCGCCGCTGACCCGCTGCAGGTCGCGGTCGAGCAGGCGCGTCTACGGCCACGACAGCGAGTCGGGCGCGTCCACGGTCGCCGGGAGCTGGTGGTGCGCACGATGGGCAGTGGAAGCTCCGGCGCGCTCAAAGTGTTTGACGAAATGTCAAGCCCAACCTGATGGCTGTTAAGTTTTGTTGTTAACGCTGGTAATCATATGCATGTATGCAACCAAACGCCGGGTGAAAATTGCATCTCGATGACATGACCCCCAATGCAGGCAACCAATTAACTAGTCATCCCCGCTTTTGACCCTGTTTTTGGTTACCCAGGCCCTGCTCAGCCTGGCTCGTTTTTCCCCTATAAACCAGGCCCGGCAGCGAAAGCAACCAAACACACCCCTAATGTCCGCTAACGGCAACCACAAGCATTGTGTCTGCTTCCCCGCATCCTCCCCCAACTTCGACCCCCGATTCGGGGGAGTTGGCGAGGGATCAGCACCGCTCGCTTTCTGATGCGGCACTAGGAGCTAGACCCGCAGGCGTCTCTGACGAGGGCGCGCGGATGCAGTAACAACATACATAGTCGGGCGATGGCCACGCCTGTTCGTCGCCGTGAGGGAGGGGGAGAAGCGGGCGAATTGGATGGATCCGACAAGCGACTACCATGGGGGAGCGCAGAGGTGCACATCGGTAGGTCCTAGGCGTGGTGGCTGCTCGCGGCGGCTGACGGCATTGGGGTTTGTTCACCCGAAGagaccctcctcccctcctcagaTCGCTGGACCGGTGCCACTCCTCCCTCTCCGAAGTTTTGTCGTCCATGGCCGTGACGCGGCACACTAGTGCCCCTGCTCACACTCTACTGAACATGTGGAGTACATCCCTAATTTCCTGTACAATCTTTGCCTTGTTATCCAGAAAACATGTCAATTTTCTTAAACTGTTAGTACTAagcgagaaaaaaaagagaaactgTTCACATAAAACATGGCAATTTTGTACAGTGACATGAGAAACTAAAAATAACGCATggaaaaattcagatttttttgtttACTGAAATATGGCACTTATTAGGGAGAATTTTATTCGCCACatggcaaattttttattttttaagagTAAAATCATGACAACTTTTTTTGACCCGAAACCTTGATCTAGTGATAATACAAATTAGCTAGCTTGAACTTGCTCGATGACTTCTATCGCAAAAAAAAGAACTTGCTCGATgactttttcaaatacatgttggcaaaagttatgacaacatatcatttttttttttactttttcttctTTACTTAACGACGTCCTGCTTTTTCTATGGTAAGTTAAGATGTGTTTTTCCATGACTAATGATTCTACACCGGACCACACCAATTTTATTTTATTCAGGTTTTTTGGTATGAATCATGACATTTCTTTATGTGTATGCATTTTTTTTTTGATTGTGGCAAATTTTATTACATATACCATGGCAAATTTATTGAACATACCCTCACAAATTATTTCTGTAGCACGGCAAATTATTTTCTTGCTCTAGCATTGAAATTTATTTTTGAACTGTGGAAAATTTATTTTGCATATAGCACGACAATTTTTTTAATATACCATTGTCAATTATGTTTTGGTAAATTATTTTGGAGCATGGCAATTTTATTGCACACACCATGGAATATTTATTGAACAAGCCATGGTAAGTTTTGAATAGCATCCAAAATTAGTTGAACATGCCATGGAAAATTTGTTGAACATTGTGACAATTTATCTGAACATACGATGGCAAATTATGTGATTATTTCACaatttttctttaatatttttcagcCATTATCTTGTGAAAATGTTTTTTTGGTAAATTTGGCTATGTGATGACTACaatcattttttttaaattaccgtGTTCATGAGAAAATAAGCATCCCTTAATTTACCATGTGTACAATGTTTCCAAATGTTGGCaggatttttagaaaatgttttttTATAAAATCACCATGTGATCTTTAGACACATTTCAATTTCTATCATGTTTCTAGGATATATCATTTCCTTAAATTTTGCCATGCGACTACTTTACTTCAACATGCAACATTTTATGCTTGTACGATGGTATTTAGTTTGTTTTCCTATTTTTCCTGTAATGTTGTTTATTTTTACCTACAACATGCCGAATCTTTTTTTTACAAGCATATGATGATCGGACCAGGAGGGCCTAGCAAAGGGCATGTCTGGCCGGGTTCGCGCTGGTGGGTATCTCGTACCAAACTAAAATGTTCGCTCTCCCCCCTATCAGGGGAGAGCGATACATCCGCTCGACCCTGGAGCCCCAGTCAGCGTTCCCGCAATATCAGAGTCGTTATTTTTTACAACCTTGAGATACCAAACTTGCAGTTTCTATTTTTTGTAAATAACTTGAATTACTATTGGACTTCTTTCCATGTTTGCCgggaattttttattattcatTCTTGTACTCCCATAATTACTATTTTCAGTGCATAGTTTTTCACAATTTAAAAAGCTAGAGTTATCATTTATAGTTATTGTACACAACTTGTTGTATTATTACAATTATTTGCATATTTGTCTGGATTtttatttaaaataaaataaatctgAGTTGTCTTGATTTTATTCTCAGTTGAATGTCTCCCGTCATATTTgttggctggatttttattattgaAGGTAAGTACTCTTTCAGTCCAATGTGAAAGACACTTTTGCCAAATTCATGAAAATGGAAGTACATTGCGATCATACTGGTTGTGCTGTGTTAGGTTTTTCTTTTGTGTTGGTCCAACACATTTGGACCTAGTAGTGGTTGGTTTGCTCTTGCCATCCAACCATACTAGGAGTACTTAATTAATTTGGATATAGGATAACAAATTAGGTACGGGATAGTACATAGTACTTTTTTTTAAACCGGGcataacccctttccattactttGACATAACGGAAATACAGAGTTCCGAAACTGAAGCTACCAAGGAAACTGGAAAGGGGAAAGCGAGTTCAGAGCATTCTTAGAAAACCCACTGCAAGCACCCGTCATCGAGCAGCTTATCATGGGGCAAAAACCCAAGGACACCCAAACGCAATCTAGACCTAACCAGGAGAGTTCAACAAGTTTAAGGCTACCAAAAGGCTCACGCAGGAGCGACACCACATGCTCGCGCAGGAGCAGAAACAAGTAGTTTTAATAAAGCATGGCGAAGGAATAGTACTAGTACTCTACATCACGCTGCACCCTAACATGCACATGATCGATTTTACTCAAAGCGGCACGCTTTTATCCGTGCGTGCACTCGAGTGGAGTGCATGCTCTACTTTGTTCACGGATGCCGCTTTTGCAGTTTTGGGGTGCTTGCACATGTTTGGGAAGGTGCATTTTTTAAGCATCAGCTACTCCAAAACCGACCAGATAAAGTTTGCTTGCACAAAAACGTGACTCTCTATTGTCAATTGTCATGTGAGGAGATGGAAACTCCACGTCCTTGAATAATCAAGTCGAGCTTCTTGCTGGATTTTAAAACCTGGTGTGGTACACTTATGATTTGATTGGAGCCGTTGTACCGAACGATGACGCAAACCCTCACTCACGCCGGCCCCTTTCACACTTGTGAAGCTTAGCAGGAGCCCAATCGGCAACGCTGACAGGGAaggcaaggcgaggcggcggctcTTTACTCCGGCCGGTTGGCGTTGGAGGTCCTACTATACCGGTCCAACAATACGTCCAATCAGTCAGTCAGTCCCTCGGTCCATCATCATCCGTTCATCCTCACACCGCACGCACGGGAAATCTTCCAGCTCCTACTTGGCGCTGGAGTGGGAGCGAGCAACGCCACATGGCCATGGTGATGCATGCTCGACTGGAGTGGGCGGGGTGTGCAGGAGCTGTTTGTTTCGCGCGCGCGGTCGTGGTCGGGGCTGTTGGGTGTTGGCCGCTGAGGCGAGGGCAGGGCCAACTACGGAACGAACGACCGAGCCCTGCCGTGCGCGCGCCTGCTTCTCCCCACCATCGTCAGCCACgggctttagagcatctccagccgttcagccTCCCAAAGCGCTGAAAAAAAGCGGCCTAAGGCGAACCGGCGCTAGATTGGCCCTTGAGGCGACCTAGCTACCAGCCACGCCCCCAGACGCCgcccccagccgccgcccccagacgCCGCCCCCAGCCGCGGCAAATTCAAACGTAGACATTCCCGCGCACAAAATAGACCCACAAATCCGGCGATCAAGCGGCCACAAGTTCGGCGATCGAATGAAAAGTTCGGTGTACAAAAAGCAgggaagctggttcaggatgaggccacgcTCCGTCAAGTACCACGCCttgtcgttgctctggagcatgtccggcccgcccagcaggaaagccaagtcggtgtttctcttcttcgcggcgacgttggccCTGAGTAGGTCGAGCTTGGCGGCGCTGCTCGACATCAACGGCGACCACCGCGcgtcggtcttctcttcacgaaggacAGTCCGGGCCTGTGCGTCGGTGAGGTAgtggccgcgtcggcgtgtttccccttcttggcacctttgttgccgtccggccgcccTTCTGACACGCCCGGAGTCGGCGCGCCGGGtgcgtccggcttgtaggtctccttgacCTTGTCGAGGGTGCGctggacttccgcccacttctcgcacttgtcaatgcgcttgtaaatGTGGAGGTACTTGAATTCGGCGTCGCTGTTGCTGTGCCGATACAGGGCGAACATGCGCAGCTActgcgcggaggaacaaacagttggcgggcgcacACGGCGCAGGGAGGCGAGAGACCggcgtggcatacctgatcctcaacgctggcgccgctctccaagcgagccgcgacctcctcgacgaccccatgccatttgttgcacgccccctgaaaacgcccccaatggttcaccatcgccttcgacccgcgctgcatgtagacgcctttgaagtaggggtcgacgagcttgcgctcgtcgaactcggccttgatgcgctcccagtacgtctcgatgctctggttcgtgccggtggtcgggtcgaggcagacgactttccatgcttcggcgaggcattcctcctctttggacgcccacttgatgcacGGCTCGCCTAACgtggccgcccgcttcttcttcttgcgcctcctcgccggaacagtcgccggctcctcctcctcctcctccccgtcctcctcctcctgctcctcctgctcctcctcgccgtagacgtagccgagct
This region of Triticum aestivum cultivar Chinese Spring chromosome 2D, IWGSC CS RefSeq v2.1, whole genome shotgun sequence genomic DNA includes:
- the LOC123055830 gene encoding uncharacterized protein; the encoded protein is MFALYRHSNSDAEFKYLHIYKRIDKCEKWAEVQRTLDKVKETYKPDAPGAPTPGVSEGRPDGNKGALVCRVTAMDDKTSEREEWHRSSDLRRGGGSLRTRLLDRDLQRVSGDLRVALAAEEKNKQAMEELLLALKEVNAELHTTRQQLVRPQHESETARLESDRVHVSLKRKDDKVCALSDEVARLRSDAEEAFATFRGKEAGFTACMKSSEAEFAASRRENARLLESQRSGRHEVAKLRDILKQAVKDTKFVKEALEEVRSENAMLKEMVGSKDTAVKCSKEELECLRVSEAAARDNIKELQSLLVATSVSPTPTPSAAAGAGRSFDLEDLSPRTRSTGSHWSRGRERGLRIRKRERD